One genomic window of Solanum dulcamara chromosome 12, daSolDulc1.2, whole genome shotgun sequence includes the following:
- the LOC129876275 gene encoding sodium/calcium exchanger NCL1-like: protein MRLFKSIDHNKDDVISNAELKEHQCNIKFGPAPSDADEKVDRIIKQFDASGGEMISVEEFVTGFSQCLHDEGHHSHLSLESKDEIYQKNWEMTEKLLQKETDRSAIAWIKAILLLVIGIVILGLLAEPLSKSVGSFSRTINVPSFFISFILVPLATNAIIAISAINEASRNKQRTNSLTLSEVCTTVLSSSSFSLSTSFPVWISAMAFLLYPFSSVLVYVLDYDFFV, encoded by the exons ATGAG GTTATTCAAAAGCATTGATCACAATAAAGATGATGTCATTTCGAATGCTGAATTAAAAGAACATCAATGCAATATCAAATTTGGTCCTGCACCTTCGGATGCTGATGAAAAGGTAGACAGAATCATCAAGCAATTTGATGCGAGTGGAGGCGAGATGATCAGTGTGGAGGAATTTGTTACCGGATTCTCCCAGTGTCTGCACGATGAAGGACATCATTCTCATCTATCACTGGAATCCAAAGATGAAATCTACCAA AAGAATTGGGAAATGACAGAAAAGCTGCTGCAGAAGGAGACTGATAGATCTGCAATTGCATGGATAAAGGCCATACTTCTTCTGGTTATTGGAATAGTAATATTAGGACTTCTAGCTGAACCTCTCAGCAAGAGTGTAGGGAGTTTCTCCAGAACAATAAACGTACCTTCGTTTTTCATCTCGTTTATCTTGGTCCCTTTGGCTACAAATGCAATAATAGCAATATCAGCCATCAACGAAGCAAGTCGAAATAAACAAAGAACTAACTCCTTGACATTATCAGAGGTATGTACAACTGTTCTCTCCTCTTCTTCGTTTAGTTTGAGCACATCATTCCCGGTTTGGATATCTGCCATGGCTTTCCTGCTCTATCCATTCTCTTCAGTTTTGGTTTACGTTCTCGATTATGACTTCTTCGTTTAA
- the LOC129875857 gene encoding uncharacterized protein LOC129875857, producing MANIRASKKMNEKKKVPQRGLGVAQLERIRLEEQHKKDSIFQKFQCPKFIPTSSRIDFSSKDCVFRPNQSAPFLENCSKLWSGEYSQDVNQKVHHHGVVFGHNLNLPSVLQQRGQQYQKTSSSTSIVNISSEISSSSSSVQNLQMEPPSNQSHSGCKCLPLCPEEVKTAGVKRPYPFSQECLPVPSFRCKLPECCVGPVSRSHEAASSSDECSVNVEEGNVLKREVVSKSRALSESEPSVSVRETKGLNGDFLRLAPPAAALPHLEAVNRRSLTDSAPQCLQLLDYVPSRVDAAEHKPPSGLSISVQQPILRFSPSAKVQMNREGTRGSDFQTEVGGNVDLELKL from the exons ATGGCTAATATTAGAGCATCAAAAAAGatgaatgagaaaaaaaaagtcCCACAAAGAGGACTTGGTGTTGCTCAACTTGAGAGGATTAGATTAGAGGAACAACATAAGAAAgattcaatttttcaaaaatttcaatgCCCAAAATTTATACCAACATCATCAAGAAttgatttttcttcaaaagATTGTGTCTTTAGACCAAATCAATCTGCcccttttcttgaaaattgcTCTAAATTGTGGAGTGGTGAGTATAGTCAAGATGTGAATCAAAAAGTTCATCATCATGGTGTAGTTTTTGGGCATAATTTGAATCTTCCTAGTGTGTTGCAACAAAGAGGTCAACAGTATCAGAAAACTTCTAGTTCTACATCAATT GTGAATATCTCATCAGAGATttcgtcatcatcatcatctgtACAGAATTTACAGATGGAGCCCCCTTCAAACCAAAGTCATTCTGGTTGTAAATGTTTACCTCTTTGTCCTGAAGAAGTGAAG ACGGCTGGTGTGAAGAGGCCCTATCCGTTCTCTCAAGAATGCCTGCCTGTCCCTTCATTTCGATGCAAGTTACCTGAGTGTTGTGTTGGCCCTGTATCGAGATCACACGAAGCTGCTTCCAGCAGCGATGAGTGCTCAGTCAATGTAGAAGAGGGAAATGTTCTTAAAAG AGAAGTTGTCTCAAAGTCGAGAGCTTTGTCTGAGTCTGAACCATCGGTTTCTGTAAGAGAAACTAAAGGTCTCAATGGAGATTTTCTTAGATTAGCTCCTCCAGCAGCAGCTTTGCCACATTTAGAAGCAGTAAATCGGCGTTCTTTAACTGATTCAGCCCCACAATGCCTTCAGCTATTAGACTATGTACCCTCTCGG GTAGATGCCGCAGAGCATAAGCCTCCTTCAGGCCTAAGCATATCAGTTCAACAACCGATCCTCAGGTTCTCCCCATCTGCAAAGGTGCAGATGAATCGAGAAGGAACTCGTGGAAGTGACTTTCAAACTGAAGTAGGAGGAAATGTTGATTTGGAACTGAAGCTATAG